Proteins from one Lonchura striata isolate bLonStr1 chromosome 6, bLonStr1.mat, whole genome shotgun sequence genomic window:
- the LRFN5 gene encoding leucine-rich repeat and fibronectin type-III domain-containing protein 5 isoform X1, with translation MEKLLLFLLFIGVAVRAQICPKRCVCQILSPNLATLCAKKGLLFVPPNIDRRTVELRLADNFVTNIKRKDFANMTSLVDLTLSRNTISFITPHAFADLRNLRALHLNSNRLTKITNDMFSGLSNLHHLILNNNQLTLISSTAFDDVLALEELDLSYNNLETIPWDAVEKMVSLHTLSLDHNMIDHIPKGTFSHLHKMTRLDVTSNKLQKLPPDPLFQRAQVLATSGIISPSTFALSFGGNPLHCNCELLWLRRLSREDDLETCASPTLLSGRYFWSIPEEEFLCEPPLITRHTHELRVLEGQRAALRCKARGDPEPAIHWISPEGKLISNATRSTVYDNGTLDILITTVKDTGSFTCIASNPAGEATQTVDLHIIKLPHLLNSTNHIHEPDPGSSDISTSTKSGSNASSSNGDTKVSQDKKVVVAEATSSTALLKFNFQRNIPGIRMFQIQYNGTYDDSLVYRMIPPTSKTFLVNNLAAGTMYDLCVLAIYDDGITSLTATRVVGCTQFTTEQDYVRCHFMQSQFLGGTMIIIIGGIIVASVLVFIIILMIRYKVCNNNGQQKATKVSNVYSQTNGAQIQGCSGVLSQSMSKQALGHEEGIQCCKAASDGVTQSPDTGSSQDSATTTSALPPAWTSSTPLSQKQKRKSGPKPGGEAQGEAGGSGEPQNSNRNNSTALQLASRPPDTAPAAPAYKRAQSKPSKFLTLPADAARAKRRRSLGGELLEPRGAGAGGLRSKRSMSMNGMLLQADCAGADSGKATFSSSEWILESTV, from the exons ATGGAAAAACTGCTTTTGTTTCTGCTGTTCATTGGCGTAGCGGTGCGAGCTCAGATCTGCCCCAAGCGCTGCGTCTGTCAGATCCTGTCTCCGAACCTCGCCACCCTCTGTGCCAAGAAAGGGCTCTTGTTTGTTCCTCCCAACATTGACAGGAGGACCGTGGAGCTGCGGCTGGCAGACAACtttgttacaaacattaaaagGAAAGACTTTGCCAACATGACCAGCCTGGTGGACCTGACGCTGTCCCGGAATACAATCAGTTTTATCACACCTCACGCATTTGCAGACCTGCGCAATTTGCGGGCTCTGCATTTGAACAGCAACCGATTGACTAAGATCACTAATGACATGTTCAGTGGGCTCTCCAATCTCCACCACTTGATACTGAACAACAATCAGCTGACTTTAATTTCTTCCACAGCTTTCGATGATGTTTTAGCTCTCGAGGAATTGGATTTGTCTTACAACAATCTGGAAACCATTCCTTGGGATGCCGTGGAGAAAATGGTCAGTTTGCACACTCTCAGTCTTGACCACAACATGATTGACCATATTCCTAAGGGGACCTTCTCCCATCTCCACAAGATGACCAGGCTGGACGTCACATCCAACAAACTGCAGAAGCTGCCGCCTGATCCGCTCTTCCAGCGTGCTCAGGTGCTGGCAACCTCAGGAATTATCAGCCCCTCAACATTTGCGCTGAGCTTTGGTGGGAACCCCTTGCATTGCAACTGTGAGCTTTTGTGGCTGAGGCGCCTTTCCAGGGAGGATGACCTGGAGACCTGTGCCTCTCCGACGCTGCTGTCTGGCCGGTACTTCTGGTCGATCCCTGAGGAGGAGTTCCTCTGCGAGCCCCCGCTCATCACCCGGCACACCCACGAGCTGCGGGTGCTGGAGGGGCAGCGGGCAGCCCTGCGCTGCAAGGCCCGGGGTGACCCCGAGCCAGCAATCCACTGGATTTCACCTGAGGGCAAACTGATTTCCAATGCGACCAGGTCCACGGTGTACGACAACGGGACGCTCGACATCCTTATCACGACGGTGAAGGACACGGGCTCCTTCACCTGCATTGCTTCCAACCCAGCGGGGGAGGCCACGCAGACGGTGGACCTGCACATCATCAAACTCCCCCACTTGCTGAACAGCACAAACCACATCCACGAGCCTGACCCGGGCTCCTCGGATATCTCCACATCCACCAAGTCAGGCTCCAACGCGAGCAGTAGCAACGGGGATACTAAAGTCAGCCAGGATAAGAAGGTGGTAGTCGCGGAAGCGACGTCCTCCACGGCTCTGCTGAAATTCAATTTTCAGAGGAATATACCTGGGATACGTATGTTTCAAATCCAGTACAATGGTACTTACGATGACTCCCTTGTTTACAG AATGATACCTCCCACGAGCAAAACCTTTCTGGTCAACAACCTGGCTGCGGGGACGATGTACGACCTGTGCGTCCTGGCCATCTACGATGACGGGATCACCTCGCTGACGGCCACCAGAGTCGTGGGCTGCACGCAGTTCACCACCGAGCAGGATTACGTGCGTTGCCACTTCATGCAGTCCCAGTTCCTGGGTGGGACCATGATTATCATCATTGGTGGGATCATTGTGGCATCCGTGCTCGTGttcatcatcatcctcatgATCCGCTACAAGGTGTGTAACAACAACGGGCAGCAGAAGGCCACCAAGGTCAGCAACGTGTACTCGCAGACGAACGGGGCGCAGATCCAGGGCTGCAGCGGGGTGCTGTCGCAGTCCATGTCCAAGCAGGCGCTCGGGCACGAGGAGGGCATCCAGTGCTGCAAGGCTGCCAGCGACGGTGTGACGCAGTCACCAGACACCGGCTCCAGCCAGGACTCGGCCACCACTACCTCCGCTTTGCCTCCCGCCTGGACTTCCAGCACTCCGCTCTCGCAGAAGCAGAAGCGAAAGTCGGGGCCGAAGCCCGGCGGCGAGGCGCAGGGCGAGGCTGGCGGCAGCGGCGAGCCCCAGAACTCGAACAGAAATAactccacagccctgcagctaGCCAGCCGGCCCCCCGACacggcccccgcggcccccgcgTACAAAAGAGCACAATCGAAGCCAAGTAAGTTCCTCACTCTGCCGGCCGACGCGGCCCGAGCCAAGCGCCGGCGCTCGCTGGGCGgtgagctgctggagccccgCGGCGCCGGCGCCGGCGGCCTGCGCTCCAAGCGGAGCATGTCCATGAACGGGATGCTGCTCCAGGCAGACTGCGCCGGGGCCGATAGCGGAAAAGCAACTTTCTCCAGTTCTGAGTGGATATTGGAAAGCACTGTGTga
- the LRFN5 gene encoding leucine-rich repeat and fibronectin type-III domain-containing protein 5 isoform X2: protein MEKLLLFLLFIGVAVRAQICPKRCVCQILSPNLATLCAKKGLLFVPPNIDRRTVELRLADNFVTNIKRKDFANMTSLVDLTLSRNTISFITPHAFADLRNLRALHLNSNRLTKITNDMFSGLSNLHHLILNNNQLTLISSTAFDDVLALEELDLSYNNLETIPWDAVEKMVSLHTLSLDHNMIDHIPKGTFSHLHKMTRLDVTSNKLQKLPPDPLFQRAQVLATSGIISPSTFALSFGGNPLHCNCELLWLRRLSREDDLETCASPTLLSGRYFWSIPEEEFLCEPPLITRHTHELRVLEGQRAALRCKARGDPEPAIHWISPEGKLISNATRSTVYDNGTLDILITTVKDTGSFTCIASNPAGEATQTVDLHIIKLPHLLNSTNHIHEPDPGSSDISTSTKSGSNASSSNGDTKVSQDKKVVVAEATSSTALLKFNFQRNIPGIRMFQIQYNGTYDDSLVYRMIPPTSKTFLVNNLAAGTMYDLCVLAIYDDGITSLTATRVVGCTQFTTEQDYVRCHFMQSQFLGGTMIIIIGGIIVASVLVFIIILMIRYKVCNNNGQQKATKVSNVYSQTNGAQIQGCSGVLSQSMSKQALGHEEGIQCCKAASDGVTQSPDTGSSQDSATTTSALPPAWTSSTPLSQKQKRKSGPKPGGEAQGEAGGSGEPQNSNRNNSTALQLASRPPDTAPAAPAYKRAQSKPKAGASLQDTSPSALPENAATDVVTRQKTIRFQLSED from the exons ATGGAAAAACTGCTTTTGTTTCTGCTGTTCATTGGCGTAGCGGTGCGAGCTCAGATCTGCCCCAAGCGCTGCGTCTGTCAGATCCTGTCTCCGAACCTCGCCACCCTCTGTGCCAAGAAAGGGCTCTTGTTTGTTCCTCCCAACATTGACAGGAGGACCGTGGAGCTGCGGCTGGCAGACAACtttgttacaaacattaaaagGAAAGACTTTGCCAACATGACCAGCCTGGTGGACCTGACGCTGTCCCGGAATACAATCAGTTTTATCACACCTCACGCATTTGCAGACCTGCGCAATTTGCGGGCTCTGCATTTGAACAGCAACCGATTGACTAAGATCACTAATGACATGTTCAGTGGGCTCTCCAATCTCCACCACTTGATACTGAACAACAATCAGCTGACTTTAATTTCTTCCACAGCTTTCGATGATGTTTTAGCTCTCGAGGAATTGGATTTGTCTTACAACAATCTGGAAACCATTCCTTGGGATGCCGTGGAGAAAATGGTCAGTTTGCACACTCTCAGTCTTGACCACAACATGATTGACCATATTCCTAAGGGGACCTTCTCCCATCTCCACAAGATGACCAGGCTGGACGTCACATCCAACAAACTGCAGAAGCTGCCGCCTGATCCGCTCTTCCAGCGTGCTCAGGTGCTGGCAACCTCAGGAATTATCAGCCCCTCAACATTTGCGCTGAGCTTTGGTGGGAACCCCTTGCATTGCAACTGTGAGCTTTTGTGGCTGAGGCGCCTTTCCAGGGAGGATGACCTGGAGACCTGTGCCTCTCCGACGCTGCTGTCTGGCCGGTACTTCTGGTCGATCCCTGAGGAGGAGTTCCTCTGCGAGCCCCCGCTCATCACCCGGCACACCCACGAGCTGCGGGTGCTGGAGGGGCAGCGGGCAGCCCTGCGCTGCAAGGCCCGGGGTGACCCCGAGCCAGCAATCCACTGGATTTCACCTGAGGGCAAACTGATTTCCAATGCGACCAGGTCCACGGTGTACGACAACGGGACGCTCGACATCCTTATCACGACGGTGAAGGACACGGGCTCCTTCACCTGCATTGCTTCCAACCCAGCGGGGGAGGCCACGCAGACGGTGGACCTGCACATCATCAAACTCCCCCACTTGCTGAACAGCACAAACCACATCCACGAGCCTGACCCGGGCTCCTCGGATATCTCCACATCCACCAAGTCAGGCTCCAACGCGAGCAGTAGCAACGGGGATACTAAAGTCAGCCAGGATAAGAAGGTGGTAGTCGCGGAAGCGACGTCCTCCACGGCTCTGCTGAAATTCAATTTTCAGAGGAATATACCTGGGATACGTATGTTTCAAATCCAGTACAATGGTACTTACGATGACTCCCTTGTTTACAG AATGATACCTCCCACGAGCAAAACCTTTCTGGTCAACAACCTGGCTGCGGGGACGATGTACGACCTGTGCGTCCTGGCCATCTACGATGACGGGATCACCTCGCTGACGGCCACCAGAGTCGTGGGCTGCACGCAGTTCACCACCGAGCAGGATTACGTGCGTTGCCACTTCATGCAGTCCCAGTTCCTGGGTGGGACCATGATTATCATCATTGGTGGGATCATTGTGGCATCCGTGCTCGTGttcatcatcatcctcatgATCCGCTACAAGGTGTGTAACAACAACGGGCAGCAGAAGGCCACCAAGGTCAGCAACGTGTACTCGCAGACGAACGGGGCGCAGATCCAGGGCTGCAGCGGGGTGCTGTCGCAGTCCATGTCCAAGCAGGCGCTCGGGCACGAGGAGGGCATCCAGTGCTGCAAGGCTGCCAGCGACGGTGTGACGCAGTCACCAGACACCGGCTCCAGCCAGGACTCGGCCACCACTACCTCCGCTTTGCCTCCCGCCTGGACTTCCAGCACTCCGCTCTCGCAGAAGCAGAAGCGAAAGTCGGGGCCGAAGCCCGGCGGCGAGGCGCAGGGCGAGGCTGGCGGCAGCGGCGAGCCCCAGAACTCGAACAGAAATAactccacagccctgcagctaGCCAGCCGGCCCCCCGACacggcccccgcggcccccgcgTACAAAAGAGCACAATCGAAGCCAA